A window of Solanum stenotomum isolate F172 chromosome 9, ASM1918654v1, whole genome shotgun sequence genomic DNA:
GCACATTGCACTTTGCAAATCCTAGCATCTAAAGTTTATATGCTAACAGGACTTCATGTCCGATAATATCATACTGCTTATCTTAGCTTTCCTATTACCTCCATGAGAGCAAAcaagtatttgaattggttTTAAACTTTGTAAGAAATCTGAAAGGCACATAATATATCCATATGAATATAGATCTCACCTTAACCCTAGTTTGAGGTATGATTAGATCTGGTTTTTTCAAATCAGAAAGATCTAAGCCTTCTTCCTTCAAGATTTCAACAGTTGGCCTCCAGCTTATCCTTTTGATAATATTTAATCTACTCAAGCAATCCATTATCTGGTGCTGGTACATCTGCACCCAAGCAGCTGATGAAGCTATTACAGCTAAATCTCCAAAGATATCAACAATAAGGCCTGATAGTCTGTCATCCAGTAATATTTGTAACATGTAAATATCAAATTTCTTGCAATTGAAGTAAATGAATGACATTTTCGAGCACGTAGGataattgaaattattattgaaaacaatGCGAGACATTAACAACCTCCATATAAACTTGACATATGTATTTCTAACACATGTTTTTTTCCCTAAAGGCATCTATCATGCTTTGGCTCTACGAATTTTGCTTCAATATGAATAACTAACTTtcctaattttttattattattttttataacaagGAAAACCCGCAGCCGCACCCAAACCGCACAGGGTAAAActcccgctcctatgcaatagctcgcaaaccaataggagaggtaacccgcactaggcatgcccagtgcgacgagctcgacccaaaaggcaaaccccttgctttcgcggGCAAGGGgcttcgaacttgagacctccaacatgatAACTAACTTTCCTAATTTTAACTCCTATAACTAACTTTCCTAATTTTCAAGGGTTGACTAATTCTTTCCAAGTAAGAAATAGCTATCACAATCATTTATTAGTTAGCTAGCAGTCCTCCCTCTCCTTCTCCACCATTTCGCCCCtcgcattttttattttactttgttttgttGGAATTGTCCCTGTTTTTTTATAGAATGGTTACATCAACCAAGTACCATAGTCCCTAATCAGTACTCGTTGAAAAGCATTACGGCTAAGGTTAATATTCCAACAGAGCAAGAAACACTAATAAACAAGGTCATGATTTAAGGTATTCAGCTGTTAAGCATGTGAGTACTCCTCCTTCTAAGTCCATTGTGCAATTATCCAAAAATATCATCTACGTAGACATAATGAAATGATCTTTAGTAACAATATAAGGTCAATAAATAAGAAGTGACACAATTCGGGAGAGTGATGATTATACCTATCTCCTTCGCTATTAACAAGACGATATGCATTTGTATGAGCAGAAGGAAGCCCTAGATTTTGACGCAACATAGCAGCTGCAGCAATTCTTGTTTCCAGTAGCTTATCTGGATTAAGCGCAGAAGAAGGGTCTCTGCACCATTTTAGACCAATGAAGGTGGTGAATATTCATATAATGTACTAGCTAGAGGTTGCAACGAAAAAAGGGTCAAATAGTACTGTGCAGTTTCCTCTTCTAGCTGCATGAGACGGACACGGAACATAGAAGTAGAATTGTAAAAACCCCAGCCAATAGGTTTCTCTGAGCCATCAGCAACAAGGACAATATCGCCAGTGGTGGGTGGTGGTCTACCAATTACTCTATCAACAGCACCACTGTAAACCATTGGACTTCCATCCTTAAATAGTTGTGTCTTTCCCTTTTTAAGCACTACTTTTGCAACACCTGCAGAACCAATTTAATCAGATTAGATGCAATTGTATCCTAGTAATTCCTTTGGTTTTTAAGTACTTCCGTTCAGACCTGCAGGGTGATTAGAGGCAATTTCCTGAAGGGTAGGGGTTGACGGTGATGACGCAACAGATAGAGACCTGAGCATGAGGCGGCCAGTGAGAAGCATAATAGCCGTAGCACAGTCGACGACCCGACTGCAATTGATAGGGCTCCATCTTCCTTTATCCTGAATTCAAACGGCCCAATTGACCTCTTGCTTGGTCTTGGATATATATgagaaaaaactcaaaataatctCTTGTTTTTTGGATTAAGATTTAGGTCATTTTTTAATGTTCACATATAgcactaataattttttatgtttgtaaTATTAGTGTATTTTTTGTCTTCCTTCCAACTTTTGCCTATCTTTTAAAAATGGTCTTATGGAGTTATGTACTTGAACGAGTTTATTTTGTAGATCATTTTATTTAACCctttatcaattaaatttttaaaattcaataaaacacaatttattaAACTCCTCGACCATTGACCAAGACACCAAGTTTATGTGGCATCAAAATGGATGAGTTGGCAAAAGTGTGTGAATTCACGCACGTGAAGGCGAGTGACTATcctatttaagttttaaaaatattgaaagaataaaataatagaacttttaaaaaaaatcaatttaaaaactCCTTCTTCACCCACTCTACCTCCATTTTCAATCATCTCTATCCCTGCTTGacccctttttctttcttctccacGCTCTTGTCATCTTCT
This region includes:
- the LOC125876964 gene encoding uncharacterized protein LOC125876964 isoform X1; translated protein: MLLTGRLMLRSLSVASSPSTPTLQEIASNHPAGVAKVVLKKGKTQLFKDGSPMVYSGAVDRVIGRPPPTTGDIVLVADGSEKPIGWGFYNSTSMFRVRLMQLEEETAQDPSSALNPDKLLETRIAAAAMLRQNLGLPSAHTNAYRLVNSEGDRLSGLIVDIFGDLAVIASSAAWVQMYQHQIMDCLSRLNIIKRISWRPTVEILKEEGLDLSDLKKPDLIIPQTRVKVMENQMSYLISLDGQKTGFYADQRENRCFLSTISEGRRVLDICCYTGGFALNAASGGALDVIGVDTSLPALQLAKENVALNGLDPRKISFLRQDATEFMKAAVSRNESWDIVILDPPKLAPRKKVLKNASGMYRNLNNLAMQLTKRGGLLMTCSCSGAMTQSGMFFRILQSMKRRLIDVFSGLLHLGCCVNGWEENHCCS
- the LOC125876964 gene encoding uncharacterized protein LOC125876964 isoform X2 translates to MLLTGRLMLRSLSVASSPSTPTLQEIASNHPAGVAKVVLKKGKTQLFKDGSPMVYSGAVDRVIGRPPPTTGDIVLVADGSEKPIGWGFYNSTSMFRVRLMQLEEETAQDPSSALNPDKLLETRIAAAAMLRQNLGLPSAHTNAYRLVNSEGDRLSGLIVDIFGDLAVIASSAAWVQMYQHQIMDCLSRLNIIKRISWRPTVEILKEEGLDLSDLKKPDLIIPQTRVKVMENQMSYLISLDGQKTGFYADQRENRCFLSTISEGRRVLDICCYTGGFALNAASGGALDVIGVDTSLPALQLAKENVALNGLDPRKISFLRQDATEFMKAAVSRNESWDIVILDPPKLAPRKKVLKNASGMYRNLNNLAMQLTKRGGLLMTCSCSGAMTQSGMFFRIT